One window of Sinorhizobium numidicum genomic DNA carries:
- the queG gene encoding tRNA epoxyqueuosine(34) reductase QueG, with translation MPGNAARAENQGKRRRTLTAFLKAEAADKGFDICRVTRPDSIPAAPGRLREFLATGYHGTMEWLAETAERRSDPRALWNDVRAVVIFGMNYGPEEDPRDILTKRDRGAISVYAQNRDYHDVIKGRLKEIATRFAARAGEDVKVFVDTAPVMEKPLAEKAGIGWQGKHTNLVSREFGSWLFLGSLFTTADLDIDEPERDHCGSCRACLDVCPTGAFPAPYRIDARRCISYLTIEHKGPIAPELRPLIGNRIYGCDDCLAACPWNKFAQSASEIKLKAREDLKEPELADLLRLDDAAFRAFFSGSPVKRIGRDRFVRNALIAAGNSGERKLIPICKALAGDASPTVRGMAIWALSRLMGPGELATFAGQCRPETDSEVLSEWEMAGVSRCMS, from the coding sequence ATGCCCGGCAACGCTGCAAGAGCGGAGAACCAGGGCAAGAGACGACGGACACTCACCGCGTTTCTGAAGGCCGAGGCTGCGGATAAGGGATTCGACATCTGTCGCGTCACGCGGCCAGACTCGATTCCCGCGGCGCCTGGCCGACTGCGGGAATTCCTGGCCACGGGTTACCACGGCACCATGGAATGGCTGGCCGAGACGGCGGAGCGCCGATCCGATCCGCGCGCTCTCTGGAACGATGTTCGCGCCGTCGTGATCTTCGGCATGAATTATGGCCCCGAAGAGGATCCGCGAGACATTTTGACCAAGCGGGATCGTGGGGCGATATCCGTCTACGCCCAGAACCGCGATTATCACGACGTCATCAAGGGGCGGTTGAAGGAGATCGCGACGCGGTTTGCCGCGCGCGCTGGCGAGGACGTGAAGGTTTTTGTCGATACAGCCCCGGTTATGGAGAAGCCGCTTGCGGAAAAAGCCGGCATCGGCTGGCAGGGTAAGCATACCAATCTCGTCAGTCGGGAATTCGGCTCATGGCTGTTTCTCGGCAGTCTCTTCACCACCGCCGATCTCGACATCGACGAGCCCGAGCGCGATCATTGCGGTTCCTGCCGCGCTTGCCTTGACGTCTGTCCGACAGGAGCCTTTCCGGCACCCTATCGGATCGATGCGCGCCGCTGCATCTCCTATCTGACGATCGAGCACAAGGGACCGATCGCGCCAGAACTTCGTCCACTGATCGGCAATCGGATCTATGGCTGCGACGACTGTCTTGCGGCCTGTCCGTGGAACAAGTTCGCGCAGTCCGCTTCGGAAATAAAGCTCAAGGCGCGCGAAGACCTGAAGGAGCCGGAGCTCGCCGACCTGCTGAGGCTGGATGATGCGGCGTTCCGCGCCTTCTTCTCCGGCTCCCCGGTGAAGCGCATCGGCCGTGACCGTTTTGTCAGAAATGCCTTGATCGCCGCGGGCAATTCCGGTGAAAGAAAGCTGATACCAATCTGCAAGGCGCTGGCGGGCGACGCCTCGCCGACAGTAAGGGGCATGGCTATCTGGGCGCTCTCGCGGCTGATGGGGCCCGGAGAACTTGCGACATTCGCCGGGCAGTGCCGGCCGGAGACCGACAGTGAGGTACTTTCGGAATGGGAAATGGCAGGAGTGAGCCGATGCATGTCCTGA
- a CDS encoding glutathione S-transferase family protein, whose amino-acid sequence MPTLYHHPMSSASRFVRLILSEYGYQTELSEEQPWENRRDFLALNPAGTLPVYVDDSMRALCGATIISEYLDETNGILKRDRRLLAEDPFQRAEIRRLTEWFLQKMEADVTRPLVRERIFKLQMTPDQGGGAPDSKVLRTSRANIRQHMKYLSWLAGSRPWLAGDRISYADLAAAAAISVLDYLGEIDWSDSPTAKEWYQRLKSRPSFRPLLAERVRGVTPVSHYADLDF is encoded by the coding sequence ATGCCGACACTGTACCATCACCCCATGTCCTCAGCCTCGCGGTTCGTACGCCTTATTCTCTCCGAATATGGCTATCAGACGGAGCTCAGCGAGGAACAGCCCTGGGAGAACCGGCGCGACTTTCTGGCGCTCAATCCGGCCGGCACGTTGCCGGTCTATGTCGATGACAGCATGCGCGCGCTCTGCGGCGCGACGATCATTTCGGAATATCTGGATGAGACCAACGGCATCCTGAAACGGGATCGCCGGCTCCTGGCCGAGGATCCGTTTCAGCGGGCGGAGATCCGCCGCCTCACTGAATGGTTTCTGCAGAAGATGGAGGCCGACGTGACGCGCCCGCTGGTGCGCGAACGCATCTTCAAGCTGCAGATGACCCCGGACCAGGGCGGCGGCGCGCCGGACTCGAAGGTCCTGCGCACCTCGCGCGCCAATATCCGCCAGCATATGAAATATCTCTCCTGGCTCGCGGGATCGCGGCCCTGGCTTGCCGGCGACCGTATATCCTATGCCGACCTTGCGGCAGCCGCCGCGATCTCTGTGCTCGATTACCTCGGAGAGATCGACTGGTCCGACTCCCCGACCGCCAAGGAGTGGTACCAGAGGCTGAAATCCCGCCCCTCCTTCCGGCCGCTGCTGGCGGAGCGGGTACGCGGCGTCACGCCGGTTTCGCATTATGCGGATCTCGATTTCTAA
- a CDS encoding undecaprenyl-diphosphate phosphatase, translating to MADQSIISALVLGLIEGLTEFIPVSSTAHVLLAGHFLGFRSPGNTFAVLIQLGAILAILLVYFQRLLNIAFSLPTSVKARRFVFSVLLAFLPAAVIGAAAHGFIKSVLFETPMLICVVLIAGGIVLYVIDQLPLTPRYTEAMDYPPSLALKIGLFQCLAMIPGTSRSGATIAGALLMGADKRSAAEFSFFLAMPTMVGAFAIDLYKNRAALSFDDISLIAFGFVAAFVAGIFVVRSLLDFVSNRGFTPFAIWRILIGTAGLIGLWLLG from the coding sequence ATGGCGGATCAATCGATCATCAGCGCGCTCGTTCTCGGGCTCATTGAGGGACTGACAGAGTTCATCCCGGTATCGTCGACGGCGCACGTTCTTCTGGCCGGACACTTCCTCGGCTTCAGGTCGCCGGGAAATACCTTCGCGGTTCTGATCCAGCTCGGCGCCATACTTGCCATTCTGCTCGTCTACTTCCAGCGGCTGCTCAACATCGCTTTTTCCCTGCCGACGAGCGTCAAGGCGCGCCGTTTCGTTTTTTCGGTGCTGCTCGCCTTCCTGCCGGCTGCCGTCATCGGCGCGGCGGCGCATGGCTTCATCAAGTCGGTGCTGTTCGAAACGCCGATGCTGATCTGCGTCGTGCTGATTGCCGGCGGCATCGTTCTCTACGTCATCGATCAACTGCCGCTGACGCCGCGTTATACCGAGGCGATGGACTATCCGCCGTCTCTGGCGCTCAAGATCGGCCTGTTCCAGTGCCTGGCGATGATCCCGGGCACGTCGCGTTCCGGCGCCACGATTGCCGGCGCCCTCCTGATGGGGGCCGACAAGCGTTCGGCTGCGGAGTTCTCCTTCTTTCTCGCGATGCCGACAATGGTCGGCGCCTTCGCGATCGATCTCTACAAGAACCGCGCCGCACTCTCCTTCGATGACATCTCCCTGATCGCGTTCGGGTTCGTTGCGGCCTTCGTCGCCGGGATCTTCGTCGTCCGCTCTCTGCTCGATTTCGTTTCGAACCGCGGCTTCACGCCGTTCGCGATCTGGCGCATCCTGATCGGGACGGCCGGTCTCATCGGTTTGTGGCTGCTTGGATAG
- a CDS encoding complex I NDUFA9 subunit family protein, which produces MTLSNLPPLVTIFGGSGFVGRHVVRALAKRGYRIRVAVRRPDLGGHLQPLGNVGQISLVQANLRYRNSVDRAVEGADHVINCVGVLFERGRNTFEAVQDFGARAVAEAARAAGATLTHISAIGADAKSESRYARTKGRAEAAIMETLPEAIILRPSIIFGPEDDFFNKFAEMARFSPVLPLIGGGRTKFQPVYVTDVAEAVARAVDGKVARGKIYELGGPQVLSFRDCLELLLKTIDRKRRFVSLPFGLASLLGSVSSLVPFITPPLTADQVLLLKSDNVVSAKAEAEGRTLSGIGIEPTMLDSILPTYLVRYRPHGQYTRGGRAA; this is translated from the coding sequence ATGACCTTGTCCAACCTTCCGCCGCTGGTGACGATTTTCGGCGGGTCCGGATTCGTCGGTCGGCATGTGGTGCGCGCGCTCGCCAAACGCGGTTATCGTATCCGTGTCGCCGTTCGCCGGCCGGATCTCGGCGGTCATCTCCAACCGCTCGGCAATGTCGGGCAGATATCGCTTGTCCAGGCAAACCTCCGCTATCGCAACTCGGTGGATCGTGCCGTCGAAGGCGCCGACCATGTGATCAACTGCGTCGGTGTGCTCTTCGAGCGCGGCCGCAACACCTTCGAGGCAGTGCAGGACTTCGGCGCACGCGCCGTCGCCGAAGCGGCGCGCGCGGCGGGCGCGACGCTCACGCATATCTCGGCGATCGGCGCCGACGCGAAGTCCGAATCGCGCTACGCCCGCACCAAGGGGCGCGCCGAGGCCGCGATAATGGAAACGCTGCCGGAGGCGATCATCCTTCGTCCATCGATCATTTTCGGACCTGAGGACGACTTCTTCAACAAGTTCGCCGAGATGGCCCGCTTCTCGCCTGTCCTGCCGCTAATCGGCGGCGGCCGTACGAAGTTCCAGCCGGTCTACGTGACCGACGTCGCGGAGGCCGTGGCGCGTGCCGTCGACGGCAAGGTCGCACGCGGCAAGATCTATGAACTCGGCGGACCGCAGGTTCTGTCCTTCCGCGACTGTCTCGAACTCCTTTTGAAAACGATCGACCGGAAGCGCCGCTTCGTATCCCTGCCCTTCGGGCTCGCCTCGCTTCTCGGGAGCGTCTCGTCGCTGGTGCCGTTCATCACGCCGCCGCTGACCGCCGACCAGGTATTGTTGCTGAAATCCGACAATGTCGTCTCGGCAAAGGCCGAGGCGGAAGGGCGAACCCTCAGCGGGATCGGCATCGAACCGACAATGCTCGATTCGATCCTGCCCACCTATCTGGTGCGCTATCGCCCGCACGGGCAGTATACGCGCGGTGGACGCGCGGCCTGA
- a CDS encoding DUF1330 domain-containing protein, translated as MAKGYWIARVDIRDPERYKDYVAAAKPAFEKYGATFLARGGQFHRLEGAVRARNVVIEFPSLQAAVDCYNSPEYQVAAAIRQEVADAEMVVVEGV; from the coding sequence ATGGCCAAGGGATATTGGATCGCTCGGGTCGATATTAGAGACCCTGAGCGCTACAAGGATTATGTGGCGGCGGCAAAGCCGGCCTTCGAGAAATATGGCGCGACTTTCCTTGCGCGCGGCGGGCAATTCCACCGGCTGGAAGGCGCCGTTCGCGCCCGCAATGTCGTAATCGAATTCCCCTCCCTGCAGGCGGCGGTCGACTGCTACAACTCGCCGGAATACCAGGTTGCCGCGGCAATTCGCCAGGAGGTCGCCGACGCCGAAATGGTGGTGGTGGAAGGCGTTTAG
- the pyrF gene encoding orotidine-5'-phosphate decarboxylase, translating into MTTGARGRLIVGLDLPTTAQAEKIVSTLGDDVAFYKIGYQLAFAGGLEFARDLAGSGKKIFLDMKLLDIDNTVAKGVENIVKMGMSMLTLHAYPKAMRAAVEAARGSGLCLLGVTVLTSMDEQDVIDAGYEYDPHTLVLRRAEQARAAGMGGIVCSAEEASAVRKIIGAEMALVTPGIRPVGADKGDQKRVMTPAQALRAGSSHLVVGRPIVMAPDPLAASRAILAEMDSALSD; encoded by the coding sequence ATGACCACAGGCGCACGCGGCCGGCTGATCGTCGGCCTTGACCTTCCAACGACCGCGCAGGCGGAAAAGATCGTCTCGACCCTTGGCGACGACGTCGCTTTCTACAAGATAGGCTATCAGCTTGCATTTGCCGGAGGACTCGAGTTCGCGCGCGATCTCGCCGGCAGCGGCAAGAAGATCTTTCTCGACATGAAGCTGCTCGATATCGACAACACGGTCGCCAAGGGCGTCGAGAACATCGTCAAGATGGGCATGTCGATGCTGACGCTGCACGCCTATCCGAAGGCGATGAGGGCCGCTGTCGAGGCAGCGAGAGGCTCCGGACTTTGCCTGCTTGGCGTCACGGTACTGACCTCAATGGACGAGCAGGACGTAATCGATGCAGGCTATGAATATGATCCGCATACGCTGGTGCTGCGGCGAGCAGAACAGGCGCGCGCCGCCGGCATGGGCGGCATCGTCTGCTCGGCAGAAGAAGCCTCCGCCGTGCGCAAGATCATCGGCGCCGAAATGGCACTTGTGACGCCCGGCATTCGCCCGGTGGGCGCCGACAAGGGCGATCAGAAGCGGGTAATGACGCCAGCGCAGGCACTCCGCGCCGGCTCGAGCCATCTCGTCGTCGGGCGGCCGATCGTCATGGCGCCCGATCCGCTCGCCGCGAGCCGCGCCATTCTGGCCGAGATGGATAGCGCTCTTTCCGATTGA
- a CDS encoding histidine phosphatase family protein → MFGVYLTHPQVTIDPTVPVPEWGLSDLGRERTRATAGQVWVRSLGRIVSSKEKKAIETAATLAEAAGTAVETDEEMGENDRSATGFLPPQEFEKAADWFFAHPDESFRGWERASDAQRRISAAVSYILDRHDPTVPIAFVGHGGVGTLLKCQMMGRSIGRSDQLPGGGNLFAFRLADRCVTCDWTPMEFWQG, encoded by the coding sequence ATGTTCGGCGTCTATCTCACCCATCCGCAAGTAACGATCGATCCCACAGTTCCGGTGCCTGAATGGGGGCTTTCGGATCTTGGGAGGGAGCGCACGCGCGCGACCGCCGGCCAGGTCTGGGTCCGGTCTCTGGGGCGCATCGTTTCGAGCAAGGAGAAGAAGGCGATCGAAACGGCGGCGACGTTAGCAGAGGCGGCAGGCACTGCAGTCGAAACCGACGAGGAGATGGGCGAGAACGATCGTTCGGCAACGGGCTTCCTGCCTCCGCAGGAATTCGAAAAGGCGGCCGATTGGTTTTTCGCCCATCCTGATGAGAGTTTTAGGGGTTGGGAACGGGCAAGCGACGCGCAAAGGCGTATCTCGGCGGCGGTGTCGTACATCCTCGATCGTCACGACCCGACTGTTCCGATCGCATTTGTCGGTCATGGCGGCGTCGGTACCTTGCTGAAATGTCAGATGATGGGGAGGTCGATCGGCCGCAGTGACCAATTGCCTGGAGGCGGCAATCTCTTTGCTTTCCGTCTTGCGGATCGCTGCGTCACATGCGACTGGACGCCGATGGAGTTCTGGCAGGGGTGA
- the pmtA gene encoding phospholipid N-methyltransferase PmtA — protein sequence MNLRLKVKEKFGRKFDEEIRFFKGWMSNTRAVGAILPTSSITARRMASVVNPHSGLPVLELGPGTGVITKAILERGVAPEKLVSVEYSTEFFHQLREHFAGVNFINGDAFDLSRTLGPMKDQQFDSVVSAVPLLNFPMSRRVELIDDLLSRIPFGRPVVQISYGPLSPVVAMPDRYRIQHFDFVVRNIPPAQLWVYRRAH from the coding sequence GAAGGAAAAATTCGGCCGGAAGTTCGACGAAGAAATCCGCTTCTTCAAGGGCTGGATGAGCAACACCCGCGCGGTCGGCGCGATCCTGCCGACATCCTCGATCACGGCACGACGAATGGCGAGCGTGGTCAACCCGCATTCCGGCCTGCCGGTACTCGAACTCGGACCCGGCACAGGCGTGATCACGAAGGCGATCCTGGAGCGCGGCGTGGCACCGGAAAAGCTCGTTTCGGTCGAATATTCCACCGAATTCTTCCATCAGCTGAGAGAACATTTTGCCGGTGTGAATTTCATCAACGGCGACGCCTTCGATCTCTCGCGCACGCTTGGACCGATGAAGGACCAGCAGTTCGACAGCGTCGTGTCGGCAGTGCCTCTCTTGAACTTTCCGATGAGCCGGCGCGTCGAGCTGATCGACGATCTGCTTTCCCGTATCCCCTTTGGCCGCCCCGTGGTGCAAATTTCCTACGGGCCGCTCTCGCCGGTCGTCGCCATGCCGGATCGTTATCGCATCCAGCATTTTGATTTCGTCGTCCGCAACATTCCGCCAGCGCAGCTCTGGGTCTACCGCAGGGCCCATTGA